In Reichenbachiella agarivorans, one genomic interval encodes:
- the rfbB gene encoding dTDP-glucose 4,6-dehydratase, producing MSAKKNILITGGAGFIGSHVVRYFVNKYPQYNIVNLDMLTYAGNKENLIDISAPNYKFIQGDICDANHIDRIFKEENINSVIHLAAESHVDRSIEDPLAFVHTNVIGTVNLLNAAKNHWKGDFTDKLFYHVSTDEVYGSLEDGEFFLETTPYDPQSPYSASKASSDHFVRAYQNTYKLPVVVSNCSNNYGPNQFPEKLIPVCIQNILEEKPLPIYGAGVNVRDWLFVVDHVTAIDAVFHKGKLGDTYNIGGFNEWKNIDLVKLLCKVMDQKLGKPAGTSEKLITYVTDRAGHDLRYAIDSTKISKELDWKPSVQFEEGLALTVDWYLANSQWLANIKSGAYRK from the coding sequence ATGAGTGCAAAAAAGAATATTTTAATAACTGGAGGTGCGGGTTTTATTGGTTCGCATGTAGTGAGGTATTTTGTCAACAAATACCCACAGTACAACATTGTCAACCTAGATATGTTGACCTATGCAGGCAATAAAGAAAACTTAATAGATATTTCTGCTCCTAACTACAAGTTCATTCAAGGAGATATTTGTGATGCGAATCATATAGATCGCATTTTTAAAGAAGAAAATATCAATTCGGTGATTCACCTCGCTGCTGAATCTCATGTAGACCGCTCTATCGAAGACCCTTTGGCATTTGTACATACCAACGTAATTGGCACGGTCAACTTACTCAATGCTGCCAAAAATCATTGGAAAGGAGACTTCACAGACAAGTTGTTTTACCACGTATCTACCGACGAAGTATATGGCTCATTAGAAGATGGTGAATTCTTCTTGGAAACTACACCATACGACCCACAATCACCCTATTCAGCCTCTAAAGCAAGTTCGGATCACTTTGTCCGAGCCTATCAAAACACCTATAAATTGCCAGTGGTAGTTTCCAACTGCTCGAACAATTATGGTCCCAACCAATTTCCTGAAAAGTTGATTCCAGTGTGCATACAAAACATTTTGGAAGAGAAGCCTCTCCCAATCTATGGCGCAGGAGTCAATGTGAGAGACTGGCTTTTTGTAGTCGATCACGTGACTGCTATCGACGCTGTCTTTCACAAAGGCAAATTGGGTGATACCTACAACATCGGGGGATTCAATGAATGGAAAAATATCGATCTCGTAAAATTGCTTTGCAAAGTCATGGATCAAAAATTGGGAAAACCCGCAGGGACTTCCGAAAAGCTCATTACCTATGTAACTGATCGAGCTGGTCATGATCTGAGATATGCCATAGACTCTACCAAAATATCCAAAGAGTTGGACTGGAAACCATCTGTTCAATTTGAAGAAGGCTTAGCCTTGACAGTGGATTGGTACTTGGCCAATAGCCAGTGGCTCGCAAACATCAAATCAGGAGCATACAGAAAGTAA
- a CDS encoding nucleoid-associated protein, whose amino-acid sequence MVISSEVVLNQLVIHKIADEGLITSPGKIESLDEDLNQLLVKYFFKSFKEEERYHFDLENEEHDHQVYQIVNQIFEQPDSLFDQSVEMATLLARLSQNQNIKEGDFLVCHFEDCVMDDEVTEVIGMFKVENKETYIKILGQGNDFNIISDEGISINKLDKGVLIFNTDKENGYQVLHVDITNKSNSAQYWQKDFLGIEKTRDDYFQTQNLINNLQEFAQGTFQHDEKPEKLAFVNQSIDYLKQNPFFNKQDFGEKVLQSPELIDQFENFQERKQEENPDLYVDQFDISKPAIKNTKRFIRSIIKLDKNFHIYVHGNKDQIIRGFDPDKKLNYYTLYFSEES is encoded by the coding sequence ATGGTCATCTCCTCAGAAGTCGTACTCAACCAACTCGTCATTCACAAAATTGCTGACGAAGGATTAATTACCTCCCCAGGTAAAATTGAGTCTTTGGATGAGGATTTGAATCAATTACTGGTCAAGTACTTTTTCAAATCTTTTAAAGAAGAAGAACGGTATCATTTTGATTTGGAAAATGAAGAGCATGATCATCAAGTCTACCAAATAGTCAATCAGATTTTTGAACAACCAGACAGCTTGTTTGATCAATCCGTAGAGATGGCAACTCTACTGGCTCGCCTATCTCAGAATCAAAATATCAAAGAAGGTGATTTCTTGGTGTGCCATTTTGAAGACTGTGTAATGGATGATGAAGTCACAGAAGTGATCGGGATGTTCAAGGTCGAGAACAAAGAAACTTACATCAAAATACTAGGACAAGGCAATGATTTCAACATCATCTCAGATGAAGGAATAAGCATCAATAAACTAGACAAAGGTGTATTGATATTCAACACGGACAAAGAAAATGGCTACCAAGTGCTCCACGTTGATATCACCAACAAAAGCAACAGCGCACAATATTGGCAAAAAGACTTTTTGGGGATTGAAAAAACCAGAGATGATTATTTTCAGACTCAGAATTTGATCAACAACCTACAGGAGTTTGCTCAAGGCACCTTCCAGCATGATGAGAAGCCTGAAAAATTGGCCTTTGTCAATCAATCTATTGATTATCTGAAGCAAAACCCATTTTTCAACAAACAGGATTTTGGTGAGAAGGTACTTCAAAGCCCTGAGTTGATCGATCAGTTTGAAAACTTTCAGGAAAGAAAGCAGGAAGAAAATCCTGATTTATATGTAGACCAATTTGACATCTCTAAACCAGCCATCAAAAACACCAAAAGGTTTATTCGATCGATCATCAAGCTGGATAAAAATTTCCACATCTATGTCCATGGCAACAAAGACCAAATCATCAGGGGATTTGATCCAGACAAGAAATTAAATTATTACACACTCTATTTCAGCGAAGAGAGCTAG
- the galE gene encoding UDP-glucose 4-epimerase GalE, translating to MKNILVTGGMGYIGSHTCVELIQAGLQPIIIDNLDNSEIWIKDRLEEITGAKFPFYQADCANKDVLEQVFQEHKIEGVIHFAANKAVGESVSAPLKYYNNNINSLLSVLEVSNKYNCQNLVFSSSCTVYGEPDMLPVDENAAIKQAESPYGSTKIFCETIIQDFIKSQKNYKSILLRYFNPIGAHSSSLIGELPLGVPGNLVPFITQTACGLREKLTVFGNDYNTVDGSCIRDYIHVVDLAKAHVKAFEYLFKQTQPTCTAINIGTGVGYSVLQLVQTFEQATGVNLNYEIGPKRAGDVEAVYANATKAKQLLNWESELTMEDALIDSWNWQKTLER from the coding sequence ATGAAGAATATATTAGTGACCGGAGGTATGGGATATATAGGATCCCATACCTGCGTGGAACTCATTCAAGCTGGCCTACAACCTATTATTATAGACAATCTTGACAATTCAGAAATCTGGATCAAGGATCGTCTTGAGGAAATTACAGGCGCAAAGTTCCCGTTCTACCAAGCAGACTGTGCGAATAAGGATGTTCTTGAACAAGTATTTCAAGAACATAAAATCGAGGGAGTCATTCATTTTGCTGCGAACAAAGCAGTAGGAGAATCAGTATCAGCTCCATTGAAATACTACAATAACAATATCAATAGTTTACTGTCCGTATTAGAAGTTTCTAATAAGTATAATTGCCAAAACCTCGTGTTTTCATCATCCTGTACCGTGTATGGAGAACCCGACATGTTACCTGTTGACGAAAATGCAGCAATAAAGCAAGCTGAGTCTCCATATGGATCCACTAAGATCTTTTGTGAAACTATAATTCAGGACTTTATTAAATCTCAAAAAAATTATAAAAGCATCTTATTGAGATACTTTAATCCAATAGGCGCTCACTCTTCTTCTTTGATTGGAGAACTACCCCTTGGCGTACCTGGCAATTTGGTTCCATTCATCACACAAACTGCATGTGGTCTCCGCGAGAAGTTAACTGTATTTGGAAACGACTATAACACAGTAGATGGTAGCTGCATTCGAGATTATATCCATGTAGTAGATTTGGCCAAAGCCCATGTCAAAGCCTTTGAATACCTGTTTAAACAAACACAACCCACATGTACAGCAATCAACATAGGAACAGGTGTGGGATACAGTGTTCTTCAGCTTGTACAGACTTTTGAACAAGCTACGGGCGTGAATTTAAATTACGAAATAGGACCAAAAAGAGCTGGTGATGTGGAAGCAGTTTATGCCAATGCTACCAAAGCAAAACAACTCTTGAACTGGGAAAGTGAGTTAACCATGGAAGATGCATTGATAGATTCATGGAATTGGCAAAAAACATTAGAACGATGA
- a CDS encoding response regulator, translating to MGKIKKVAVIDDDQVFQLIIKKQIEMKNFDCEILNFYNGQEAFDFFKANVGEDDKLPDLVMLDVNMPVKNGWDFLQDYQTLPVEMRKKISLYMVTSSVIQSDIDKANDNENIISFVSKPITNDKLEEIFT from the coding sequence ATGGGTAAGATAAAAAAGGTAGCAGTAATTGATGATGATCAGGTGTTTCAATTGATCATCAAAAAGCAAATCGAAATGAAGAATTTTGATTGCGAAATACTCAATTTTTATAATGGACAAGAGGCTTTTGATTTTTTCAAAGCCAACGTGGGGGAGGATGATAAATTACCTGATTTAGTCATGCTGGATGTGAATATGCCTGTGAAGAATGGCTGGGACTTTTTGCAGGATTATCAAACCCTACCTGTTGAGATGAGAAAGAAAATCAGCCTGTATATGGTGACGTCTTCGGTGATTCAATCAGATATTGACAAGGCCAATGACAATGAAAATATCATTTCATTTGTGAGTAAGCCCATCACCAACGATAAACTAGAAGAGATTTTTACCTAA